In the Hydractinia symbiolongicarpus strain clone_291-10 chromosome 13, HSymV2.1, whole genome shotgun sequence genome, aaaacaaaaagaaacatgcAAAAAAGAGTAGATCTCGACGCTCATTGATTGAGGAACATGACGGCGAAGAAGAAGAGTCAGTTAGTTATCTTTCGCCTAGCTTCTTTCTTGAAAATCCTGCCGATAAGGATGAAGTGGATGAAGAAATTAGAAATAAAAGAGCTGCAATATGGAGTGTTGTCAGAAAAATGCAATCATCTCAATATctgcagaaaaacaaaaaaacatccgGATCAGAACCATTAAAAAAGCGACAATTGACGAAGCATGCAGTGCAATATCCAACACCATTCATCTCTGCAAAACAGAAtgtaaatataattaaaaagtcTAATATCGTACCCAAACCAAACAAAGAGTTGACATCAAATCGTAGGCAAAAAATAGCCATTATCAATGACATCGAAAACGCTAAGAAAACTGTCAGGAGTGTGCTAGAAAGTAAGAGAAAGTTGAAGGCTGGAGAGCTTGGAGATGAGCAAGGTATCGAAAGTAAAGACATACGAGCAAATGTCCAACCTGTGAAGGCTAGCAAGGATGTCAAAGCCGTCTCTAGACAAAACATTATCAGACCAAAAACTTCACTGAATGTGGACCCTGCAAACGTTGCTAGGGCTGTTAGCATGGCAATGGAACAGTTAAAACGGGATAAGATGTGGGGAAAAGTATTTGTACATGTTCGTCCCAGTGGACAATTGAAAGTTATGGTACAAGAAACAAGAAGGATGGAAGACGAAAAGTAAAACAAAGTCTTTTTCCTTAGGGTAGTTTTCACTGCTACAATTTATTGTGCACAATAAATAGTGGACAATTCTCTATACTAAACATAAACCAATGCAAAAATGTGTATAATATGTATGTACTTCTTGTATAAAATTGTACAGAATGGTTCTGCAATTAATTGTATAATATATCATACAATATATTGTAGGAATGAAAACTACCCTTTatgtacataatttttttatatatcttgttttgatgtatttaatttttaatatgttgttaaaagaaaaagtccATCTTCTTTTGCGTGAATCCGTattaaaaatgtattctttGAAATGTCACTAAACCGAAAGGGTTTCATGGCACTAAACATTAGAATTTCATGGCGCGATAgaccgtattattatatacctCTAGTTCAAATTTAACCtttgttttggttttatttGTGATCAATTTCATTTCGGTTTCAATCATTAATATCCTTCAAGCAttgatttcttttgttttcaccCTAATTACTATACCTGATTGGTTGaaagtattttaaagaaatggAGGCTGGGACTTTATAAACGTCATTTTGATTCATtctgaaagaagtttaatacaATACTGGAAAAAGATCGGACAGGAATATTTTATACGGAATCcaaaaagaacaacaacagtaggaatttttttactattcCCAACAACcgtctttttcatttttgtttgaaaatattgcaaactatttaaaaagtaaaaatgttagTAATATAAAAATCACCCAATAAGCATAATACATATTTTACCGGACAGTACATCATTTTCGTCCCCAGGGGATCTTTCTTGCCTAAACCAGATGTGATAGATTTAGCATAGGGGCAAAATGAGCTGAAAACAAAGTGTGACGCCACCTTCCTATCTAGAAATATAATATTCTgtatatatgtatttagcgctgaaaaaaactaaaagcaactaaaaaaaaagaaagaaaaatataataggtatcgataaaaaaatgatattgatATACAAGTGAAATTTGTAAGAGCATAATCCCTCAAAGTAAATCAGTTTTTAAACTATAGCCGAGAGTTATAAATGAACAATGCTACcgaaaattttaatattctatatcataataaaattttgtatatatgtggtaaattttttttacgatC is a window encoding:
- the LOC130623778 gene encoding uncharacterized protein LOC130623778, with protein sequence MMITLAYVVIAFSSLHLPIKASSKKFKLSDLPVLKKWEIPSNHFAKHIGRKYKDLDQEKKRSTYWELKPDFTANELAWDEDPEKVKLDFNYKSFFEDDDDAEISGKKGDIPLQEETTYPNFAIGKKSAFFKHVDTASTGEKPLKKAKEVSKRKHVEHSQNKKKHAKKSRSRRSLIEEHDGEEEESVSYLSPSFFLENPADKDEVDEEIRNKRAAIWSVVRKMQSSQYLQKNKKTSGSEPLKKRQLTKHAVQYPTPFISAKQNVNIIKKSNIVPKPNKELTSNRRQKIAIINDIENAKKTVRSVLESKRKLKAGELGDEQGIESKDIRANVQPVKASKDVKAVSRQNIIRPKTSLNVDPANVARAVSMAMEQLKRDKMWGKVFVHVRPSGQLKVMVQETRRMEDEK